A region of Prochlorococcus marinus subsp. pastoris str. CCMP1986 DNA encodes the following proteins:
- the murI gene encoding glutamate racemase → MKLKIGIFDSGIGGFTILSALMKTREDIEVFYLADTKRVPYGNKNIEQIRFIAKDICNWFKDKNLDVLLIACNTTNACALDILENNLQIPCFDLINSVSEIVTKKYIGVLATPATIKTSYYKKIIESKRENVQVFQQACPEFVPEIEKTNLDLNKLNYLSDLYINPLLKENIEEIILGCSHYPLIYNVLKSKVHSNIRIIDPSAALVNNFNNSFLIPKNYSYESTSSDNIKFFVTQNSEDFSKKVKYWLEINKEIKLVNLRSND, encoded by the coding sequence GTGAAACTTAAAATAGGAATATTTGATAGTGGTATAGGGGGATTTACGATTCTTAGTGCCTTAATGAAAACCCGTGAGGATATTGAGGTTTTTTATTTGGCAGATACAAAGAGAGTTCCTTATGGAAATAAAAATATTGAACAAATAAGATTTATCGCAAAGGATATTTGTAATTGGTTTAAAGATAAAAATTTGGATGTATTACTAATAGCCTGTAATACTACAAATGCTTGTGCCTTAGATATTTTAGAAAATAACTTACAAATTCCTTGTTTTGATCTAATTAATTCAGTTTCAGAAATAGTAACTAAAAAATATATTGGTGTTTTGGCAACTCCTGCAACTATTAAAACATCATATTATAAAAAAATAATTGAATCAAAGAGAGAAAATGTACAAGTATTCCAACAAGCATGTCCTGAATTTGTTCCAGAAATAGAAAAAACAAACCTAGACTTAAATAAATTAAATTATCTATCGGATTTATATATTAATCCTCTATTAAAAGAAAATATTGAAGAAATAATACTGGGATGTAGTCATTATCCTTTGATTTATAACGTTTTAAAAAGTAAAGTGCATTCAAATATAAGGATTATTGATCCCTCAGCGGCTTTAGTAAATAACTTTAATAATTCATTTTTAATTCCAAAAAATTATAGTTATGAGAGTACTTCCAGCGATAATATTAAATTTTTTGTCACCCAAAATAGTGAAGATTTTTCTAAAAAAGTAAAATATTGGTTGGAAATTAATAAAGAAATTAAGTTGGTTAACCTCCGAAGCAATGATTGA
- a CDS encoding N-acetylmuramoyl-L-alanine amidase, translated as MPKFFFNKLFSCLSLFLLLNSSIFPTKASSALAAWILNSNGVLELRTKSNSKLKAYFQKGGSVFGDRFWIDFPGELKTPRTIEGNGLIKEIRLGKPNKGKTRLVFEFTENNNLKPLNWRLVAIDKNRWKIKLFSLPKNSFQTIGEGLVSKSYNNPKANQKPINSRRGNYKFIQLPDIKRNKFYVVIDPGHGGPDLGAIGIGGLREADVVLDVSKRVKKLLSDKGVTVRLTRNNEIDLDLPPRVSIANRTDADIFVSIHANASRGKRRDINGLETFYYTGWRGRLLAKKIQKQILKVSPGSPDRGVRQGRYFVIKNTRMPAVLVEIGFLTGRLDARRLEKSIHRERIAYAITKGILEYLSRTE; from the coding sequence ATGCCAAAGTTTTTTTTTAATAAACTTTTTAGCTGCTTATCATTATTCTTACTTTTAAATTCAAGTATTTTCCCAACAAAAGCATCTAGTGCACTAGCTGCTTGGATTTTAAATTCAAATGGGGTTTTAGAATTAAGAACTAAATCAAATTCAAAATTAAAGGCCTACTTTCAAAAAGGAGGAAGTGTTTTTGGGGATAGATTTTGGATAGATTTTCCTGGGGAACTAAAAACTCCAAGAACAATAGAGGGAAATGGTCTTATAAAAGAAATTAGATTAGGTAAACCAAATAAAGGTAAAACCAGATTAGTCTTCGAATTTACGGAAAATAATAATTTGAAACCGCTTAATTGGAGGTTAGTTGCAATTGATAAAAATAGATGGAAAATTAAATTATTTTCTTTACCTAAAAATTCTTTCCAGACAATAGGTGAAGGTCTTGTCAGTAAATCATATAACAATCCCAAGGCTAATCAAAAGCCAATTAACTCAAGGAGAGGAAATTATAAGTTTATACAATTACCGGATATCAAGCGTAATAAGTTTTATGTTGTGATTGACCCTGGTCATGGGGGTCCAGATCTAGGAGCAATCGGGATAGGAGGGCTAAGAGAAGCAGATGTGGTACTTGATGTTTCTAAACGAGTAAAAAAATTATTATCTGATAAAGGGGTGACGGTTAGATTAACTAGAAATAACGAAATTGATTTAGATTTACCTCCAAGAGTCTCAATAGCTAACCGAACTGATGCTGATATTTTTGTAAGTATTCATGCGAATGCTTCAAGAGGTAAAAGAAGAGATATTAACGGGTTAGAAACTTTTTATTACACCGGATGGAGAGGACGACTATTGGCAAAAAAAATTCAAAAACAAATACTTAAAGTTTCTCCTGGAAGTCCAGATAGAGGCGTGAGACAAGGTAGATATTTCGTTATTAAAAATACCAGAATGCCAGCTGTACTTGTAGAAATAGGTTTTTTAACAGGAAGGTTAGATGCTAGAAGGCTAGAAAAATCTATCCATCGTGAAAGAATAGCTTATGCAATCACAAAGGGTATTCTTGAATACCTTTCTAGGACAGAGTGA